The bacterium DNA window CATGAAAATGGCAATTTCCATACCCGACGACCTCTTCGCCGCCGTCGAGCGTCTGGCGCGCGATCTCGGCTTGAGCCGGAGCGCCCTGTACAGGATCGCCGTACAGGACTTCCTGGAGCGGCATCGTCAACAGGCGGCCACGGAGGCCCTGAATGCCGTCTACGGCGACGACCCGGAGTCCAGCCAGCTCGATCCGGTGCTGGCTGCCATGCAATTCGCTTCTCTGGGAACCGATGAGTGGTGATCAAGCGCGGTGAGATATGGTGGGGGCAGATTCCCTTTCCCCGGGGATCGGAGCCCGGATACAGTCGACCCCTCGTCGTCGTCTCCGCCGACACCTTCAACAGGAGCGCCATCCATACCGTGGTCGTGTTGGCCTTGACACGCGATCTCGGCCGCGAGAACGCGCCCGGCAACGTGCGTCTCTCCAGGAGGGACAGCGGCCCGCCTCACGCATCTGTCGCCAACGTCTCCCAGCTCATGACCCTGGACAAGTGCATGTTGACCGTGCGGGTCAAACGGATTCCCCCGCCCATCATGCAGAGAATCGACGACGGCCTCCGTCTCGCGCTCGCCCGCTGAAGGCCATGTCGCCGAAGCTGGCTGACGGTGAATCCGAACCGTGGGCGCGACCGATCCCTACCGCGTCAGCAGCATCTTCGCCTCCTGCACGACCCCCTCGGCGGTGAACCGGTAGAGGTAGAGCCCGCTGGCCAGGGCGCGCCCGGCGGCGTCACGGCCGTCCCAGGCGACCTGGTGCCGGCCGGCGGGCAGCGCGCGCCCGTCCAGCAGCCGCCGCACCTCGCGACCGCGCAGGTCGAAGATCGCGAGAAGCGGCGCCTGGGCGCTCGACAG harbors:
- a CDS encoding ribbon-helix-helix protein, CopG family, with amino-acid sequence MKMAISIPDDLFAAVERLARDLGLSRSALYRIAVQDFLERHRQQAATEALNAVYGDDPESSQLDPVLAAMQFASLGTDEW
- a CDS encoding type II toxin-antitoxin system PemK/MazF family toxin, translated to MKRGEIWWGQIPFPRGSEPGYSRPLVVVSADTFNRSAIHTVVVLALTRDLGRENAPGNVRLSRRDSGPPHASVANVSQLMTLDKCMLTVRVKRIPPPIMQRIDDGLRLALAR